The nucleotide sequence ttagttgtggagggcaaaaattaggtgtcaataactGCCCCCTCCTTTTGGGTAGGGTgcatgcaagtaaccctgggcaaagggagtttgacgtttctaattttgtccgaccacaaattcatttctgaaagaggttggttttcgcaAGAGTTTTTAGAGAGTTATGGTCGGGCCTCGGTATTGGGTTTCCTACaaatctcaggttacatgagaattcaggtcacttgtagttcataaagcttgattttaaagaACGATTTTCAAAGAAATCACGAGctatttcaagtttcaaattttggtAAAATCAAAAAGCTATGGAATAAGAGGATTGGGGGGAGTTTGGATGCAATCGAGTTTTTCACATGGTGCTCCGCCTACATATCCTTATGATTCAGGAAATCAGaatgcttgtagttcgactcaatcggtggaaaagatagtcttttgttttagacgatctttggctcaggaTGAGTGATAATTTATTTAAGCTTATGAAAAAGaagcttgtaacctcttaactaTGAATGTGAGATCCTGCATATCCATAGGAAAGAATTTACctaaacataatttccaaaactctgaGTGCGTTATCACTCGAACTTAAAGGAAAGAGAGGGTTACTTCCGGTATGAGTTTAGAAGTATCCTAAAAGTgaaactaaaactagaatatCTCAAAATATCCCACATGCCTTAGaataggggtgtggtttgatgATGGTGGAAGTCATTCTTTAGCTTGCGTCCAAAGAATTTGAAATTCCTCTTTGGACTATGTCCCAGTTCGCTGCTAAGAAAAAATTCCACATTGTACTGCATTATTTTTTGGAGTCATCCACACCTGTGGTTTCGAAttgagaatttcatccttttggatgatCTCGTCCAAACCTAAATTGGTGTAAACCTATTTGAACACTGGATGCTGAGATAGTCGAATCTGTTCTGAAAATATTATGTCACTTTGAAAGAGGTGACATTCCAACATGCaccaacaaaaagaaaatgattaatcttgaatgtaacatgccactttgaacggatTGATGATCCCACGTGTCTCGTTGAAGGATGGACGGCCTATTTAAAACAAAACATGCCACTTTTAAACGAAGTGATGGTCCaatatgtctcattgaagggcagACGACCCATTttgaatataacatgccactttgaacggagtgacggtccaacgtgtctcattgaaggacgGACGACCCATTTAAAATGTAACATtccactttgaacggagtgatgATCCAACATGTCTTATTGAAGGACAGACGACCCATTTTGAAtataatatgccactttgaacagagtgacgatctaacgtgtctcattgaagcgCGGACGACCCATTTAAAATGTAATATGCCACTTCAAATGGAGTGACAttccaacatgtctcattgaagggcaaACGACccattcaaaatataatatgccactttgaatggagtgacggtccattGTGTCTCATTGAAGGACAGACGACCCATTTAAAATGTAACATCCCACTTGGAATGGATTGAcggtccaacatgtctcattgaaggaCGGATGACCCATTCTGAATATAACTTAACACTTTGAATGGGGTGACGgcccaacgtgtctcattgaaaggcgaaCGACCTATCTTTAATGTAATGTGCCACTTGAATGGGGGTGATgacccaatgtgtctcattgaaagaagGACGACCAATATTGAATATAACTTGTCACTTTGAATAGGGTGACGATCCAAATATTTCTTCTTAAAGGGTGAAAACCTAAATATAAGATGTGTTCTTTTGAAAGGGTGGATGGACCAAATAAGATATGATTCGTTAAACTGCATCCTTTGAATCAAGAGTCCTTTGAAGGGTTTGTGCATGTCCTGAGCTTCTAGTTTAGATCCTTAAACTTTGAGAGGATACTTTGCATTTTTTTGAGAGGTGATTCTGCATAACGTCACCTGTACAACTTGAACAACACTCATTAGTAATACAATAATTTGTTATGAGTGTAGCAAATGGGTAAAGtttaaagataaagaagaagttgTTTGACTCATGATGATTTATAGATAGTAGTTCGAATAATATCTCCACATCTTCGTTGTTATGTCTGATCATTTTCctataaaatcaaagaaagtgTTATCGATCATAACaaagtaatagaaacataaatcaagagaaaaatgagggaaaaaagtTGTCTGAATTATTATGGCAAGGTCACAGTGGGTCTGATAATGCCCTGTGCCATGCTTAATGTTGTCAACTTTGTGACTGCACTATTTCTTCATCCAAAGAAAAATTCCTAGTTTTTGAGAGACTGACTGTGTTGGTATTGTCTTGCTCTCCTAATGCACTTTGTTGATCATAGATTTGCAAACTTTTCTGATCTTGCAATACCACTTCTGTAAAATTTGTGAGGTTCCTCCTTAAAAATTCTGTCATGGTCTATAACATGACTCCCAAACTTTCTTATAACTTATGTagtatggaatttttgagatcttctcaaaATTCTACCCTAGTACAAAATGCAAAACACTTGAATTGTTTCTGATATAGAGTACTTTAAGTATAGAGAACTTCAAAAGTTATGCTCCAATTTCAGCTTCAGCAACATCTGATTTTTAACTTTGTAGAAGGTGTCAAGTTTTGTGACATCTTTTGAGACCTTCTAAAAAATTCCTGCCCCAGTTACATACTTCAATGTCATCTTCATTTAACTTGGGAAAAGACcctttgatgaatttttgatatctttctaaaaaatttgccataatttctctaaaaaaattttaaaaaatatgatcgaTCTAGTGTGGCGCCTACGTTTTTCATTTAGGTAGGAAATTTAGTTTCAATATAAAACAGAAAGATAAATCTTtcaaggggttgaccgaagccgacataggccgcctacgtatccctttcttaggaattctggtcaaacatagttcatacaaATAAAAGGGATATTTGATACTTTTGATAATGTGACCGAAGCCAATATAGGCCGCCCACATATTCCACAAGagaaatttaatcaaacatatttcaTTACAGCTAAAAGGGTGCAATTACAAGGAAATCAAATCATAAAGTGTGATTACAAGGAAATAAAGAAACTGGATACAATTACAAGGAAATGAAATGAGTAAGTAcgattacaagaaaagaaaacaataacTTCCAAATGCAGGATAGAAGGACGCCAAAAGTACGCCTTTTGCTTGATGGTGTCAACGACTACTTCTTGTGATTGGGCAATGGATTGTTGTTAACAATAGCTGGAGCTTCTTTAAGAGTTATCACCTTGTTGTCaatgaaatcttgaattttgtgCTTAAGAGTGATAAATTTTTCTGTATCATTTCTAACAGCTCCAGAGTGGTAAGAACATCGTTTGTTTGGACCATACCAATTAGCAGAGGTGTTCACAGGCTTTGCTTTCACCAGATGAAGTAGTTTTGCGTCTTTCAACCTTTCAAAAAGCTGAGTAAGAGATTCTGCTAGCGGCGTGAACATTCTGGGAGGTTTTCTTTTAGGATTGGCACGAGGAgcattattttaatagttttgtgGTGGAGCTTGAGCATGATATGTCTCTTGTGCATTGAAGACCGATAGTGAGCATGTCAAGTATTTGGTTGATATCGAGGAGGCTTCTTGTAATTGGAAGAATTTTCTTGAGTCATTACTCCCATTActtccttctctttttcctttccattttcgAAAGAGACAGTCTGGAAGCCTTTGTGAGTGGACTGCAGCTCTATCAAATTTATTATCCTTCCTCTCTTGAGGCCATCTTCAATCATTTCTCAAGTCTTGACAATTTCAATAAATGTTTTTCCAGCCATTGTTATCATGCGGTCAAAATATTCGAGATTTAGTGCATGGATGAAGTAACTGATCATCTCAGTTTCTTCCATTGGGGGATGTACCCTAGTCGCTTTTTCTCTCCAGTGTATGGAATATTCATAAAAATTCTCATTTGACCTCTGTCTTAGCTTTGTGATAGAGATTCTATCAGGAATAATGTCGACATGAAACTTGTAGTGATCCACAAAAGCATTTGCCAGGTCATCCTAAGTGCGCCAATTAGTCACATCTTACTTGGCATAACATTTTAGAGCCTTTCCACTCAAACTTTGACTAAATAGTTTGACCCGTATTCCTTCATTCTTGCCCACACCAATTAACTTTTCACAATAAGTTTTCAAGTGAAAGAAAGAATTTTCGAACCCatcaaatttttcaaactttgggATCTTATAACCAGGAGGCAACTCAATCTCGGGAAATGCACACAAATCTTCATACCTCACACTTTGGTTATTCCCAAGCCCCCGAAGACTCCTTATTGCATCTTCTAAGTCCTTGAGCTTTCTATTCACTGTATCATCAGTGTACATTCTTAGATCATTCTCCATTTTAACATAATGATTAGCATCTATGTGGTATAACCCTTGAGTTTGTGTTACCGGTGGGGTGGTAGCATAGGTGTACACTGGTGGAGCACAGTGTGGCAAGGGTGTGTTCTGAACCTTTGGACGATCAAATGTGTACACAAAAGTGCATTCTGAGAAACATAAGCAAAATGACCTTTCTGATCAACTTCTTCTGACGTTAGAAGCATAGATCCCTTTTGTCGAGCATCAGGAGGCAGAGTCATATTTGGAGGAGTCTAATAAGGTGTTTTTCTTTGCATCACCATGAGCCTTAGCTCGGCAGTTTGTTGCTCCAAACCGGCAATGAGCTCTGGGGTTATTTCCCTTCCTATCGAGACACTCATGTCCATTGCCACAGAAAAGGTGGTAACTGACTCAGAAGAAGTATTTGTGTTAATCAGACTAGGATCCATAGTTGAATGAGTCCTTCGATTATCCCAAGAAAGAGCTAATGAATCTATAGTTGCTTTCCTAACCTTAGACCGTGTAAAATACTGATATTCTGGCAGCAATTACTTTGCCTTTGTGTAACAAGCAAGTTTTGAGTATCAACACAAATCAGTCTCTctctaaaaggaaagaaaaacactcaaaaactaaaaagttAGTTCATGATAGTGATGATTGACCAAAGTAATATACGAAACAAATGACATATAGTTGATTTGAAATAGACTAAGTTCAGAATTTGAAGAATATGACACTTGAGAAACTATCCGAATGATTAGAACTTTGATCATTTAAcggatcttgaatttgatgggaAAAATAAGACTTTGAACAAGATGAACTAAGTGATTTAAATAAACATACAAAAAGGCTTATTTGAAAGCTTTAAAGACAACATAGTCTTTTTATTAATAGAATGTCTGGATAGTTTTGACTATAATTAAATACGGGAAAAGCGAATTGTGAGGACAACGTGATCAATGTGAATTAGATAATAACCTAATGAAATTGAAAATGATTGGGTAAATTGGAAGGAATTCTATCAATGAACTTCTAAAGGTATTTTGGTAGGTTCCGATTTTAAGTCTTATATGCTTATTAACGCTCTAGTACTTCGAAATAGGAATAATGGACTAGTATCGTTTCAAGCCAAACATATGTTCTttaaacacacacatatacaaaCATAGACAAAGCAAAACAATAAAACACTTTAGTACATAAACAATTATTACATGTCCTAGCATGTGTGGGATCTTTCAAGCCAAAGGTAAGCCTAGCATTAAATATCAATTGAGATTCTGATAAATTGATTCAAGCTTTAATTAATGACATTACTTGAGTTTGGAGTTAGATTTCCAAActcaattttcttaaattttgactTGGATTAATTTATCATTATCTCTGCACATAATATGATGATCGTCTTTGGGTCGTGAACCCATTTGACATAAGGGTGTTTCCTAAATTTGTGGGATGACACATTGGGTCAAACCACCTAAGGCTTATACATGCATGGCCTAAATCAAGGGTGGCAACGTTCTCTCTTAAGTTTTGTTAAGATTTGGGGAGACACGGACTTGGATTTCTTATATGAGAAGGCACGTGGTCCCACGACAGTAAAACTCCCGCTTACTCCATATATGTACCGACTCTCTAAAATGggtgatttgaaagaattttgggaaAGTACAATATACAATCTGTGTGTACAATGTGTGGGAGTGTCAGTTTTTCAAAGTGGAggaaatatgaatggaatgtcagtttatatgaaatttaaacaaataaacacataataaTAATCCACAACAAGTTAGAAAGTTTCtttttggttagaacctagataAATTTTCAGCGGAgtcaccatttttgttttatcCTTTTCAGATTTCTTTTGGcgagaaaatgattttgaccttcttaaaactattataaaatatttgaattaattttaagaaaattcacaaagtcgccacttgatttgtatagaaaaatcaagaaaacttaaaagagtttcaaaagtccaaaaacagaaataaacctttgaaactagagattctgaataagggttcaattaacaccctaagaaggtttttaaggcacttaggagtgTCCGTTTAAAATGGTTTACCATAAGAACTAACTTGACTAACTAAATGTGACTAACTTTCGCAAAGACTTGATttcatagaaaaatataaaaattatttatttaaacgtTTAAAAAGACATTTTTTTATTCTAAGGAAAAATATTTCACTTGAATTGAGCTAAGTTGTGATTCTTCGAATTTAAGAGAAAAATGATTTTGCTtttgtggagaaagaaaagattatgaaattattttcttattattaattattatagaaaaaatCGATTATGTAGAGATAAAATATTAAGAGAATATTTGATTAAAAGTGCTTTGCTAATCTTTTGAAAAAGgttgattttcaaaataaattagtttcttagattttggagaaaatttCTTTAATCTAAAATAAACCATTAATTATatgaacaaaacaaacaaaatacttaATCTTTAAAAGATGTTTTAAGGGGAAAATTGAAGGAATTAATTTAATCCATTTTAGATGATATAaattaagtgaaaaaaattaaaaaaaattaaaaatttatgacgtaaataaagaaaactaagataaaaaggaaaaattacatatacaCAAATTAActattagttattacaaaatatccctattttgaaaagtaattacaaatatctcatattaattacacaaATTCCTTCCTTTTAAacttttctctcttttccttCTCATACATCCCAAACCACCATATTTTCCTCCAACATTGTACTCCATATTTTTCGCCTAAAACCTTGCTAacatgatttgggggttttaatttttttttcaattatcaaGCATTAACTGATCTAATTAACTTTATcactttcttcatttaaataaaaaattatttcgatttttttctcaaatctccCCCTCTTCTttctcaccccccccccccccccccccccccccccccccccgaattACCAGACGTACACCAAAGAAATGAGACAACGTCCTCCCACCAAAGAAAGGAGACAACGTCCTCCTAAACCAGGAAATTGCACGGTATCGATCATATAGTTTATGTGTATATCTTGTACAAATCTCCAGTACACAACTTTCTTCATACTTGAATATATAAAAAGAGATCGTGTGAACATAATTTCTTGTG is from Capsicum annuum cultivar UCD-10X-F1 chromosome 5, UCD10Xv1.1, whole genome shotgun sequence and encodes:
- the LOC124898595 gene encoding uncharacterized protein LOC124898595, with product MDPSLINTNTSSESVTTFSVAMDMSVSIGREITPELIAGLEQQTAELRLMVQNTPLPHCAPPVYTYATTPPVTQTQGLYHIDANHYVKMENDLRMYTDDTVNRKLKDLEDAIRSLRGLGNNQSVRYEDLCAFPEIELPPGYKIPKFEKFDGFENSFFHLKTYCEKLIGVGKNEGIRDDLANAFVDHYKFHVDIIPDRISITKLRQRSNENFYEYSIHWREKATRVHPPMEETEMISYFIHALNLEYFDRMITMAGKTFIEIVKT